A window of Pseudomonas putida genomic DNA:
GGAACATCTTGAGGATCGCCGAATCGGTGCGGTCGTCACCGTCCTTGGCCCGGCCTTCGGCCTGGGCGATCCAGATTGAGGTGGCGTCGTTGCGGATCGAGTGGTTGATATAGGCCGAAAGCAACTGGTAGGCCGCCAGCTTCTCGCGGCGCCCACTGATCGAACGGTGCACGATGAAGCTCTTGTTCAGGCGCATCATGTCGCTGACAAACGGTTTTTGCAGCAGGTTGTCGCCAATGGCGATGCGCGGCGTGGGCAGGCCGGCGTGGTACACCGCATAGTTGACGAAGGCTGGGTCCATGACAATGTCACGGTGGTTGGCCAGGAACAGGTAGGCGGTGCCGGCCTTGAGCTGCTCTACGCCCGAATAGGTGACGCCGTCGGTGGCGCGGTCGATGGTCTGGTCGACGTAGTACTCGACTTTGTCCTGCAGGGTCGAGACACAGGTGACGCCGGCGAACTCCTTGCGCAGGCGGCGGGCGATCAGCGGTTTGAGCAACCAGCCGAGAGCACCGGCCGCGCGCGGGAAGCGGAAGTGGGTGAGGATATCGAGGAATGCCGGGTCGCTGAGCAGGCGTGCCAGAACGGCAGGGACCTCAGCGTCGTCGTACGGTCGGATGGCATCGAATTCGCCCATCATGCTCTCTTGTTGGAAACGGCTAGGGTAATAAGGTAGGGACGGGCTCCGAAAAACGGCTCGGACACACACAGGCCCTGTAAATAGACCGGCAATTATACGCATAAGTCACTGCGGAGACCTCGATGCTGGAAACCGACTTCTATGATTGCCCTTATTGTGGCGAGCGTGTGGAAACCACTGTTGACCTGTCAGGCGGTGACCAGGTCTACACCGAGGACTGCCAGGTGTGCTGCCAGCCTGTGGTGTTCATTCTGCAGGTGCATGGTGACGAATGGATGCTCGACGTCCGCCGTGAGGACGATGCCTGATGCAGCGTATCTACGAACCGGAAAGCCTGCTCGAGGCGGAAATGCTGGCGGGCATGCTCGCCAGCGAGGGGATCGAGGCGCACCTGGTCGGCCGTGACCTGGTCGGTGCTGCCGGCGAGTTGCCGCTGCAGGGCCTGCTGGGGCTTGCGGTGGCTGACGAGCAGGCCGAGTACGCACGGCAACTGATCGATGCGTACAATGACGCCCAGCCACTGGTTGGCGACGAACCGGAGAGTTTCCCCGGTACCTTGATCTGCTAGGTTCTTAATTCGCCCATGTGTGGACGTTATGCCCTGTTTCGCTGGCCTCAGGCCCTTGCCAGTCTGCCGGGGTTTCCCGTCGGCCAGCCAGCCCAATGGAACATCTCGCCGGGGGGCTCGGTGCTGATCCAGCGCCAGCTCGACGGCCAGCTGCAATTGGCCAAGGCGCGCTGGGGGCTGACCCCGGCCTGGCTCACCGACCTTTCCCGTACCCCCGCCCATGCCCGCGCCGAGACCCTGGCCGAGCAGCCGATGTTTCGTGACGCGCTTCGTCAGCGCCGCTGCCTGATGCCGGCCAACGGCTTTTACGAATGGCGTGGCAGCGTGCGCAAGCGCCCGTACTGGCTGACCCCGGGGGAGGGCGCGTCGCTGTACTTCGCTGCCGTGTGGGAGGCTTACCCGGTGCAGGACCAGGTGTGGCTGAGTTGCGCGGTGGTGACCCAGGCGGCGATGAACCAGCGCCGGCCGCTGATACTGGACGAGGCCGGGCAGGCGGCCTGGCTTGACCCGGACACGCCGCTGACCCGCTTGCACGAGCTGCTGGCCAGCCCGCCGGCGACGTTGCGTGAGCGGGCCCTGGCGAATTTCGTCAATGACCCGAAGCTGGATGCGCCAGAGTGCCTTACCCCGGCTTGAGGGGTTGCCTGTACCGGCCTCTTCGCGGGCGCGCCCGCTCCCACAGGTATTACACTGACCTCAGGCTGATGGCATTCCCTGTGGGAGCGGGCATGCCCGCGAAAAGGCCGGTACAGGCGAAGAAAATCTTCCATGCGGCTATGGCGGCCCACCGGCGAGTCAGCCTAGGATACGGCGCATGTAGAAAGGGAGTGTTTTCATGCGTAAGTCTTTTGTCGTCAGCCTGTTGAGTGCTGGCATCCTGCTAGCCGGCTGCCAGGCGGTGAATACCACCAGCGGCGGAGCTGTCGGCGTCGAGCGCAAGCAGTACATGTTCAGCATGCTCTCGACCGATGAGGTCAACCAGATGTACGCCCAGTCGTACCAGCAGACCCTGGGGGAGGCATCGAACAAAGGCGTGCTCGACAAGTCCAGCGCCGATGCCAAGCGTGTGCAGGTCATTGCCAACCGCCTGATCGCCCAGGCGCCAAAGTTCCGCCCGGATGCCGCGCAGTGGAACTGGGAAGTCAACGTGATCAAGAGCGACGAGCTCAACGCCAACTGCGGCCCGGGCGGCAAGATCATCGTCTACACAGGGCTGATCGACCAGCTCAAGCTCACCGATGCGGAAATTGCTGCGGTGGTGGGCCACGAGATCGCCCATGCCCTGCGTGAGCACAGCCGCGAGGCAATGTCCAAGGCGTATGGCGTGGAAATGGCCCGCCAGGGGGCCGGTGCCATCTTTGGCCTCGGCCAAGGTGGCATGGCCATGGCCGATACCGTGGTGAACTATGCCATGACCTTGCCCAACAGCCGGGCCAACGAGAACGAAGCCGACCTGATCGGTCTGGAGCTCTCGGCGCGTGCCGGTTACGACCCGAATGCCGCGATTACCCTGTGGAACAAGATGAGCCAGGCTTCCGAAGGTGCACCGCCTGAGTTCATGAGCACTCACCCGGCGTCGCAGAGCCGCATTGCTTCGCTGCAGGCGGCGATTCCGAAGGTGATGCCGTTGTATCAGGCGGCCAGGAAGTAAACCCCGGCTTCCAGATGCTTACCCCTTGCAGGAGCAGCCTTGTGCTGCGAAAGGGCCGGTATGAGCACCACATGTCCTGGTGCCTGTACCGGCCTCTTCGCAGCGCAAGGCTGCTCCTACAGGTTCGGCATCAGCCTGTCGTCTTTCGGGTTACCCCACCCAGCCACTGGCCTTCATCGCCGAATAAACGGCCACGATCGCCAGCACGAAGAACGCCGTGGCCGCCAGGCGACGGATCAGCGTCAACGGCAGTTTGTCCGCCGCGAAGTTACCCGCCAGTACCACCGGCACGTTGGCAATCAACATGCCCAGGGTGGTGCCGATAATGACCATGATCAGGTGCGGATATTGCGCAGCCAGCATCACCGTGGCGACCTGGGTCTTGTCACCGATTTCAGCCAGGAAGAATGCGATCAGCGTGGTCAGGAACGGCCCGAAGCGGCGTGCCGGGTTTTCGTCGTCATCCATCTTGTCCGGTACCAGGGTCCACAGCGCAGTGGCGGTGAAGCTCGCGGCCAGAATCCAGTGCAGTGCCGAGTCACTGAAGAAGCTGCCGATCCACGCGCCCACGGCACCGGCCGCGGCATGGTTGGCCAGAGTGGCGGCGATGATACCGGCGATGATCGGCCAGGGCTTGCGGAAGCGGGCCGCGAGAATGAGCGCGAGCAATTGCGTCTTGTCGCCGATTTCGGCGAGCGCAACGATGGCGGTGGGGACCAACAGAGATTCCAGCATCAGGATTCCTACGGGGGCGGGTCGACACGGCTATGACACGTACAGCCTCCCCGCCCCGGGTAAGGTGTGCGTGTCATAGGTCTTGTCAAACCCTGGATCCGTCTATGCGGATCTCGCCATGCAGGCTGGCATGGTGGGTCGCACGCGCCATGGTCTGTGGACCAAGTATGTTGACGCGTACCGGGCGAGCTGGGCGCTCGCGGGAGACTACTCCCCTAGGACGGTGCGGATTCTGCCTAGGCAAAACGCTTTCGGCAAGCGCTGTTTTTAGCCGTGTGTTGCCCGGTAGATGCGGAAGCCATCGGCCTCGTCGCGTACCTGACAGTTGCCCAGTGCCCCTTCGATCAGCGGCTGGTAGCGCAGGAAGCTGTTGGCAACCAGGCGCATTTCGCCACCTTTTTGCAGATGAACGGCCGATTTTTTCAGCAGGTTTTCCGATGCCTGGTAGTTGGTGTGCACCCCGGTATGGAACGGTGGGTTACTCAGGATCAGGCTCAACCCGGTCGGCGCCGCGTCGATGCCATCGCCGCTGATCACTTCGCCTTCCAGACCATTGGCGGCCAAGGTCAGGCGGCTGGCGGCCACGGCGAAGGCATCCACGTCCAGCAAAGTCACCCGGCTTTGTGGATAACGGCGTTTGACCGTGGCGCCCAGCACCCCGGCGCCGCAGCCAAAGTCCAGCACATGGCCGCTCGGCAGGCCATCCAGGTGCTTGAGCAGCAGGGCGGTACCGCGATCGAGGCGGCCATGGCTGAACACACCGGGCAGGCTGACCACCTGCAACGGGCCGTCTTCCAGGCTGAGCTCGAAGCGTTCGGCCAGGCTTTCCAGGGGTTTGGCCTCTGGCGCGTGCTCGATGGTCACCTGCCACAGCTGGCAATGGCGGGCGCTGTCGAGCTTGCGCGGCTTGCCGAAGGCCTGCAGCTGCTTGGCCGCGCCTTCGATGCCACCGCGTTTTTCGCCGACCAGGTACAGCTCGCGGCCGGCCAGGCGCGAGGCCAGGGCGTTGAGCAGGTAGGCGGCCAGTTCACGGGACTTGGGCAGGAACAGCACGGCACTTTCAAAAGCCACTTCAGGGGGCTCGACCGCATAGTGGCTGCGGCCGGCGAAGCGGCTTTCGAGCACGGCCTGGTCGCCCGCATGCCAGGTCCAGGCCTGGGCCTGGGGCAACTGGGCGAGCGGGCCGTCGGCGGGGGCGCCGGCGAGCAGCAGCGGCCCCTGGAACAGCTCTGCCTGGCGGAGCAACACTTCACTGCGCGGGTCCATGGACGACGCCTCCTGGAAAAAAGTGGCGCAGTGTAGCAGAGGTAGACGCCGGGCTCAGCTGACCACGCGGCGTGGCTGCCCGGCGAAGAAGGCCTGGGCGTTCTCGCTGAGCTGGCCGACGATGCGCTGGCGCGATTCCACCGCACCCCAGGCGCTGTGCGGGGTAATGATCAGGCGCGGGATGCCGGGTTCCAGCAGCGGGTTGCCGTTGACCGGCGGCTCCACGCTCAGCACATCGGTGGCGGCGCCGCCCAGGTGGCCACTGCGCAGGGCGTCGGCCAGTGCTTGCTCGTCGATCAGGCCGCCACGGGCGGTGTTGACCACCAGTGCGTTGGGCTTTAGCAGGGCCAGTTCGCGGGCCCCGAGCATGTGTCGGGTGTGCTCGTTCAGCGGGCAGTGCAGGGTCAGGGCGTCGACTTGCGGCAGCAGTTCGTCCAGTGGCAAACGGTCGGCGCGTTCCGGGCGGCCGGGGATCTGCCCGCTGAGCACGCGCATGCCGAAGGCTTCGGCCAGCCGCGCCACCGCGCCGCCCAGTTCACCGTGGCCGAGCAGGCCAAGGGTCTTGCCCTCCAGTTCGACGATGGGGAAATCCAGCAGGCAGAACTGGCTGGCCTTGGCCCACTGGCCGTCGGCTACCGCCTGGTTGTAGTCGCACAGGCGGGTGGCCAGGGCCAGCAGCAGGGCGAGGGTGTGCTGGGCGACGGACGGCGTGCCGTAGCCCTGGCAGTTGCACACGGTGACGCCCTGGGCGCGCGCAGCCGCCAGGTCGACATTGTTGGTGCCGGTGGCGGCCACCAGGATCAGCTTCAGTTGCGGGTTGGCGGCCAGGGTGGCGGCGTCGAGCATGACCTTGTTGCTGATCACCGCCACCGCGCCCTGCAGGCGTTCGGCGACCTGCTCCGGACGGGTGGCGGCGAACAGCTCGAACGTGTCGAACTGCTGCTGCAGGGGCGAGAGGTCCAGATCGCCCAGGTCCAGGGACTGGTGATCGAGAAACACGGCGCGACGCGGGCTGGGCATGGAGTTCTCCGAGGCAGGGCGGGGTAACTGTGGGAGCGGGCGTGCCCGCGAAAGGGCCTTTGGCTCCAGCACAAATCCTGAAGCTTTCGGCGCAGTGTCTAGCCCGCGGTTACCGCCCGTCAACGCCCGCCACTCATACCTTCGCCATGCAAATCATTCCTTCGGCTGATTTAGCCGTCACATTGACGAACTACAGTAGTTCCAGACTTGTCCGGCCCGCTTTTCAGAAAGGGATACCCATGTTGCAGACCCGCATCATCAAGCCCGCCGAGGGCGCCTACGCCTACCCCCTGCTGATCAAGCGCCTGCTGATGTCCGGCAGCCGCTATGAAAAGACCCGCGAAATCGTCTACCGCGACCAGTTGCGGCTGACCTACCCACAGCTTAACGAACGCATCGCGCGCCTGGCCAACGTGCTGACCGAAGCCGGGGTAAAGGCCGGTGACACCGTGGCGGTGATGGACTGGGACAGCCACCGCTACCTGGAATGCATGTTCGCCATTCCGATGATCGGTGCGGTGGTGCACACCATCAACGTGCGCCTGTCGCCCGAGCAGATTCTCTACACCATGAACCACGCCGAAGACCGCGTGGTGCTGGTCAACAGCGATTTCGTCGGCCTGTACCAGGCCATCGCCGGGCAGCTGACTACCGTCGACAAGACCCTGCTGCTGACCGACGGCCCGGACAAGACCGCCGAGCTGCCCAACCTGGTGGGCGAGTACGAGCAACTGCTGGCCGCTGCCAGCCCGGGCTACGACTTCCCCGACTTCGACGAGAACTCGGTGGCCACCACCTTCTACACCACCGGTACCACCGGCAACCCCAAGGGGGTGTATTTCACTCACCGGCAACTGGTGCTGCATACCCTGGCTGAAGCTTCAGTGACCGGCAGTATCGACAGCGTGCGCCTGCTGGGCAGCAACGACGTGTACATGCCCATTACCCCGATGTTCCACGTGCACGCCTGGGGTATTCCCTACGCCGCCACCATGCTCGGCATGAAGCAGGTGTATCCGGGGCGCTACGAGCCTGACATGCTGATCAAGCTGTGGCGTGAGGAAAAGGTCACTTTCTCTCATTGCGTACCGACCATCCTGCAGATGTTGCTCAACTGCCCGACTTCCCAAGGCCAGGATTTCGGCGGCTGGAAGATCATCATCGGCGGCAGCGCGCTCAACCGCTCGTTGTACCAGGCCGCCCTGGCGCGCGGTATCCAGCTGACCGCCGCGTATGGCATGTCCGAGACCTGTCCGCTGATTTCCGCCGCCCACCTGAACGACGAGCTGCAAGCCGGCAGCGAGGATGAGCGCGTCACCTACCGTATCAAGGCCGGCGTGCCGGTACCGCTGGTCGAGGCGGCTGTCGTCGACGGCGACGGCAACTTCCTGCCTGCCGACGGTGAAACCCAGGGTGAGCTGGTGCTGCGCGCGCCGTGGCTGACCATGGGCTACTTCAAGGAGCCGGAAAAAAGCGAGGAGCTGTGGCAGGGCGGCTGGCTGCACACCGGTGATGTCGCCACGCTGGACGGCATGGGCTACATCGACATCCGCGACCGCATCAAGGATGTGATCAAGACCGGTGGCGAGTGGATATCCTCGCTTGACCTCGAAGACCTGATCAGCCGCCACTCGGCCGTGCGCGAAGTGGCGGTGGTGGGGGTGGCCGACCCGCAGTGGGGCGAGCGCCCGTTTGCCCTGCTGGTGGTGCGCGAAGGCCAGGTCATCGACGCCAAGGCGTTGAAGGAACACCTCAAGCCGTTCGTCGAGCAAGGGCACATCAACAAGTGGGCCATTCCAGGCCAGATCGCCGTTGTTACTGAAATTCCCAAGACCAGTGTCGGCAAGCTCGACAAGAAACGCATCCGCCAGGACATCGTCCAGTGGCAGGCCAGCAACAGCGCGTTCCTGTCCACGCTGTAACCGCCTTGCGGGTCGCGTACCACTGCGCGCGACCCGCATGCTAGAGCGGCCTGGCCTTGCCAAACGGCAGAAATGCGCCATCCTTTAGCACTGCCAGCGCGCAACCGGGACAGCATTACAGCGAGTTGGCAGCACGGAGCGCAAATCACACTTTAGAGGGATCAAGCGCCTGTGCCTTGCTGGCTATAGTCGGGGCCAGGGGATTTTCAGGAATGGGGGAAGGCGACATGCGCAAGCAGTGTCGCCGCGGGCGCAAGCCTGCACACCGGTCGCTCGGGCCGTTCTTGAAAGGACTCACTGCCATAACAAAAAAAGTACATGGAGTAGCGTCGATGAAATCTGCAAACCTGTTCTGGCGCCGGGCCAAGTTGCCCCTGGCCGTCAGCCTTGCTTCCACGCTCGCAAGTCCTGCTTTCGCTGTCAGTTTCAACATTGGTGAAATCGAAGGCCAGTTCGACTCGTCGCTCTCCATCGGCGCCAGCTGGTCGACGGCCAACCCCAACAAGAACCTGATCGGGGTGAACAACGGCGGCAAGGGCCTGTCGCAGACATCCGACGATGGCCACCTGAACTTCAAGAAGGGCGAAACCTTCTCCAAGATCTTCAAGGGTATCCATGACCTGGAACTGAAGTACGGCGACACCGGTGTGTTCGTCCGTGGCAAGTACTGGTACGACTTCGAACTGAAGGACGAAGGCCGCGAGTTCAAGGACATCAGCGACTCCAACCGCAAGGAAGGCGCCAAATCGTCCGGTGCCGAGCTACTCGACGCATTCGTCTACCACAACTACGCCATCGGCGATCAGCCTGGCTCGGTGCGCCTGGGCAAGCAGGTGGTGAGCTGGGGTGAAAGTACCTTCATCGGCGGCGGCATCAACTCGATCAACCCGATCGACGTGTCGGCGTTCCGCCGCCCCGGGGCCGAGATCAAGGAAGGCCTGATTCCGGTCAACATGTTCTATGTTTCGCAGAGCCTGACCGACAACCTGTCGGCCGAGGCCTTCTACCAGATCGAGTGGGACCAGACTGTCGTCGACAACTGCGGCACCTTCTTCTCCCAGCCTGATGTTATCGCCGACGGCTGCAACAACAATCTGGCCGTGCTGGCTACTCAGAACTCCTTGGCCAGCCAGCTTGGGCCGCTGTATGACCGTGTCGCGACCGCGATGGCGGCGCAAGGTGTGACTCATGGTTCCCCCGATGAGGGGGTAATCGTAAACCGCGGTCCAGATCGTGATGCACGCGACAGTGGTCAGTTCGGCGTTGCAATGCGCTACATGTTCGAACCGCTGAACACCGAGTTCGGTGGCTATTTCATGAACTACCACAGCCGCGCGCCAATTTTCAGTGGTCGTGGCGCTGATCTTCAACATTACAGCGCCACCGGCCTGGCAGGTGCGCTGGTACGCGCTGGTGTACCTGCTTCGGCGCTGGCCGGCCTGGTGCCAAGACTCTTGCCGCTGCAGGTGGCAGGCAACTCCAGCTATTACGTCGAGTACCCGGAAGACATTCGTCTATACGGGCTGAGCTTCTCTACGACACTTCCCACAGGCACTGCCTGGAGCGGTGAGATCAGTTACCGTCCGAACGCGCCCGTGCAACTGAATACCACCGATATTCTCTTTTCCGGCCTGACCCCCCTCAACCCGGATGTATCGGTGTTGCAAGGTCGAGCTGGCACCGATCAGCCAGGTTACCGTCGCAAGGAAATCACCCAGCTGCAAACCACCTTCACCCACTTCTTCGATCAGGTGATGGGGGCCGAACGGTTGACCATGGTAGGGGAAGTCGGTTGGACGCATGTTGGTGGGCTGGAAAGCACCTCCAAGCTGCGTTACGGGCGAGATCCGGTATTTGGCCCTGGGCCGCTGCCTAATGGCCAGTGTGAAACGCTCAATACCAACACTTTGGGCACCAGCAATGCCAACAACGTGTCGCGCTACTGCGAAAACGATGGTTACACCACTTCCGATTCCTGGGGATACCGCGTCCGCGCAATCTGGGACTACAACAACGTCTTTGCCGGGGTGAACCTGCGCCCCAGCGTAGCCTGGTCGCACGACGTCGATGGTTATTCGCCAGGCCCTGGCGCCAACTTCGAGGAAGGACGCAAGGCAATCAGCCTGGGCCTCGATGCCGAATATCAGCAAACCTACACGGCAAGCCTGTCGTACACCAACTTCTTCGATGGCAAGTACACCACCGTGGACGACCGCGACTTCGTCGCGCTCAGCTTCGGCGTGAACTTCTAAGCATTCAGATC
This region includes:
- a CDS encoding 1-acyl-sn-glycerol-3-phosphate acyltransferase — its product is MGEFDAIRPYDDAEVPAVLARLLSDPAFLDILTHFRFPRAAGALGWLLKPLIARRLRKEFAGVTCVSTLQDKVEYYVDQTIDRATDGVTYSGVEQLKAGTAYLFLANHRDIVMDPAFVNYAVYHAGLPTPRIAIGDNLLQKPFVSDMMRLNKSFIVHRSISGRREKLAAYQLLSAYINHSIRNDATSIWIAQAEGRAKDGDDRTDSAILKMFHMSRKDEPFGAVIQSLNLTPVSISYEYDPCDQAKARELYIRATTGTYKKAPGEDDNSIAKGITGYKGRVHINFAPPVTEYHEDTKQLAAEIDRQILGGYRLFPVHYLAYAMWDGKDEALQVPSAEKVFPADELARAKEEWQRRLDACPEEQRPYLVLQYATPVRNQYQVRQQTPVA
- a CDS encoding CPXCG motif-containing cysteine-rich protein — encoded protein: MLETDFYDCPYCGERVETTVDLSGGDQVYTEDCQVCCQPVVFILQVHGDEWMLDVRREDDA
- a CDS encoding DUF2007 domain-containing protein, whose protein sequence is MQRIYEPESLLEAEMLAGMLASEGIEAHLVGRDLVGAAGELPLQGLLGLAVADEQAEYARQLIDAYNDAQPLVGDEPESFPGTLIC
- a CDS encoding SOS response-associated peptidase, coding for MCGRYALFRWPQALASLPGFPVGQPAQWNISPGGSVLIQRQLDGQLQLAKARWGLTPAWLTDLSRTPAHARAETLAEQPMFRDALRQRRCLMPANGFYEWRGSVRKRPYWLTPGEGASLYFAAVWEAYPVQDQVWLSCAVVTQAAMNQRRPLILDEAGQAAWLDPDTPLTRLHELLASPPATLRERALANFVNDPKLDAPECLTPA
- a CDS encoding M48 family metallopeptidase; translated protein: MRKSFVVSLLSAGILLAGCQAVNTTSGGAVGVERKQYMFSMLSTDEVNQMYAQSYQQTLGEASNKGVLDKSSADAKRVQVIANRLIAQAPKFRPDAAQWNWEVNVIKSDELNANCGPGGKIIVYTGLIDQLKLTDAEIAAVVGHEIAHALREHSREAMSKAYGVEMARQGAGAIFGLGQGGMAMADTVVNYAMTLPNSRANENEADLIGLELSARAGYDPNAAITLWNKMSQASEGAPPEFMSTHPASQSRIASLQAAIPKVMPLYQAARK
- a CDS encoding TMEM165/GDT1 family protein → MLESLLVPTAIVALAEIGDKTQLLALILAARFRKPWPIIAGIIAATLANHAAAGAVGAWIGSFFSDSALHWILAASFTATALWTLVPDKMDDDENPARRFGPFLTTLIAFFLAEIGDKTQVATVMLAAQYPHLIMVIIGTTLGMLIANVPVVLAGNFAADKLPLTLIRRLAATAFFVLAIVAVYSAMKASGWVG
- a CDS encoding class I SAM-dependent methyltransferase, with protein sequence MDPRSEVLLRQAELFQGPLLLAGAPADGPLAQLPQAQAWTWHAGDQAVLESRFAGRSHYAVEPPEVAFESAVLFLPKSRELAAYLLNALASRLAGRELYLVGEKRGGIEGAAKQLQAFGKPRKLDSARHCQLWQVTIEHAPEAKPLESLAERFELSLEDGPLQVVSLPGVFSHGRLDRGTALLLKHLDGLPSGHVLDFGCGAGVLGATVKRRYPQSRVTLLDVDAFAVAASRLTLAANGLEGEVISGDGIDAAPTGLSLILSNPPFHTGVHTNYQASENLLKKSAVHLQKGGEMRLVANSFLRYQPLIEGALGNCQVRDEADGFRIYRATHG
- a CDS encoding 2-hydroxyacid dehydrogenase yields the protein MPSPRRAVFLDHQSLDLGDLDLSPLQQQFDTFELFAATRPEQVAERLQGAVAVISNKVMLDAATLAANPQLKLILVAATGTNNVDLAAARAQGVTVCNCQGYGTPSVAQHTLALLLALATRLCDYNQAVADGQWAKASQFCLLDFPIVELEGKTLGLLGHGELGGAVARLAEAFGMRVLSGQIPGRPERADRLPLDELLPQVDALTLHCPLNEHTRHMLGARELALLKPNALVVNTARGGLIDEQALADALRSGHLGGAATDVLSVEPPVNGNPLLEPGIPRLIITPHSAWGAVESRQRIVGQLSENAQAFFAGQPRRVVS
- a CDS encoding fatty acid--CoA ligase, with translation MLQTRIIKPAEGAYAYPLLIKRLLMSGSRYEKTREIVYRDQLRLTYPQLNERIARLANVLTEAGVKAGDTVAVMDWDSHRYLECMFAIPMIGAVVHTINVRLSPEQILYTMNHAEDRVVLVNSDFVGLYQAIAGQLTTVDKTLLLTDGPDKTAELPNLVGEYEQLLAAASPGYDFPDFDENSVATTFYTTGTTGNPKGVYFTHRQLVLHTLAEASVTGSIDSVRLLGSNDVYMPITPMFHVHAWGIPYAATMLGMKQVYPGRYEPDMLIKLWREEKVTFSHCVPTILQMLLNCPTSQGQDFGGWKIIIGGSALNRSLYQAALARGIQLTAAYGMSETCPLISAAHLNDELQAGSEDERVTYRIKAGVPVPLVEAAVVDGDGNFLPADGETQGELVLRAPWLTMGYFKEPEKSEELWQGGWLHTGDVATLDGMGYIDIRDRIKDVIKTGGEWISSLDLEDLISRHSAVREVAVVGVADPQWGERPFALLVVREGQVIDAKALKEHLKPFVEQGHINKWAIPGQIAVVTEIPKTSVGKLDKKRIRQDIVQWQASNSAFLSTL
- a CDS encoding DUF1302 domain-containing protein, producing MKSANLFWRRAKLPLAVSLASTLASPAFAVSFNIGEIEGQFDSSLSIGASWSTANPNKNLIGVNNGGKGLSQTSDDGHLNFKKGETFSKIFKGIHDLELKYGDTGVFVRGKYWYDFELKDEGREFKDISDSNRKEGAKSSGAELLDAFVYHNYAIGDQPGSVRLGKQVVSWGESTFIGGGINSINPIDVSAFRRPGAEIKEGLIPVNMFYVSQSLTDNLSAEAFYQIEWDQTVVDNCGTFFSQPDVIADGCNNNLAVLATQNSLASQLGPLYDRVATAMAAQGVTHGSPDEGVIVNRGPDRDARDSGQFGVAMRYMFEPLNTEFGGYFMNYHSRAPIFSGRGADLQHYSATGLAGALVRAGVPASALAGLVPRLLPLQVAGNSSYYVEYPEDIRLYGLSFSTTLPTGTAWSGEISYRPNAPVQLNTTDILFSGLTPLNPDVSVLQGRAGTDQPGYRRKEITQLQTTFTHFFDQVMGAERLTMVGEVGWTHVGGLESTSKLRYGRDPVFGPGPLPNGQCETLNTNTLGTSNANNVSRYCENDGYTTSDSWGYRVRAIWDYNNVFAGVNLRPSVAWSHDVDGYSPGPGANFEEGRKAISLGLDAEYQQTYTASLSYTNFFDGKYTTVDDRDFVALSFGVNF